From Granulicella cerasi, a single genomic window includes:
- the secG gene encoding preprotein translocase subunit SecG yields the protein MLTLLVVVHVLVCLFLIGVVLLQQGKNADAAAAFGGQGSQTAFGPRGAANALTRLTTWSAIIFMLTSIGLTIMLSRSSNHSVLGGTPSSQSSPAKK from the coding sequence ATGCTCACACTTCTTGTTGTCGTTCACGTTCTGGTTTGCCTGTTCCTCATCGGCGTCGTCCTGCTCCAGCAGGGCAAGAATGCTGATGCCGCTGCTGCCTTCGGCGGACAGGGATCGCAGACGGCATTTGGCCCGCGCGGTGCCGCCAATGCTCTCACGCGCCTGACGACCTGGTCGGCGATCATTTTCATGCTGACCTCCATCGGCCTGACCATCATGCTGTCGCGCTCGAGCAACCACTCTGTGCTGGGTGGAACGCCCTCGTCGCAGAGCTCGCCGGCCAAGAAGTAA